In Corallococcus exiguus, the genomic stretch CCTGGGGAGCGCGGAGCTGACTGCGGAGCGCTTCGTGCCGGACCTGCACTCAGGACTGTCCGGAGAGCGGATGTACCGGACGGGAGACCTGGCGCGGTGGCGCGCGGACGGGACGCTGGAGTTCCTGGGCCGAGCGGACACGCAGGTGAAGGTGCGTGGCTTCCGCATCGAGCTGAGCGAAGTGGAAGGAGCGCTGCGAGCGCACCCTGCGGTGAAGGAAGCGGTGGTGGTGGCCAAGGGCCAGGGCGCGGGTGACAAGCGCCTCATCGCCTACGTCGTCGGACAGGTCCCCGATTCGCTCGACGTGGGTGAGCTGCGTCGCGCACTCAAGAGCCGACTGCCCGAGTACATGGTGCCCTCGGCGTTCGTGACGCTGGAGGCGCTGCCGCTGACGTCCAACGGCAAGGTGGACCGCAAGGCCCTGCCCGATGTCTCCGGGGCACGGCCCGCGTCCGAGCACCCCTATGTCGAGCCACGCAGTGACGTGGAGCAGAAGCTGGCGCTCATCCTCGCCGAGATCCTTGGTGTGGCGCGCGTCGGCATCCACGACGATTTCTTCGAGCTGGGAGGCCACTCCCTGCTCGCGACCCGAACCATTTCCCGCATTCGCAGCGAGCTCGGCGTCGAGCTGCCGCTGAGTGCGCTTTTCGAGAACCCGAGCATCGCCCGGCTCTCCGTCCACCTGGTGCAGGCCCAGTCCACCCAGGCGGATCAGGCGGAGCTGGAGCAATTGCTGGCCCTGCTGGAGCAGGACACCAGCGACGACATCGATGCCCTGCTTGCGTCAGGGCAACTGGCTTCAGGCGAGGAATGACATCCCCATGAGCGACATCAACAAGCGTATCGCGGCCCTCTCGCCCGAGAAGCAGGCCCAGCTGCTCCGTCAACTCCGCAAGAAGGACACCCAGGCGGCCCGTCCGGCC encodes the following:
- a CDS encoding non-ribosomal peptide synthetase; the protein is LKVPVTACYGPTENTLFTSCHRMTEASQVGEVVAIGQPIGNTRVYVLDAALNPVPVGVAGELYAAGEGLARGYLGSAELTAERFVPDLHSGLSGERMYRTGDLARWRADGTLEFLGRADTQVKVRGFRIELSEVEGALRAHPAVKEAVVVAKGQGAGDKRLIAYVVGQVPDSLDVGELRRALKSRLPEYMVPSAFVTLEALPLTSNGKVDRKALPDVSGARPASEHPYVEPRSDVEQKLALILAEILGVARVGIHDDFFELGGHSLLATRTISRIRSELGVELPLSALFENPSIARLSVHLVQAQSTQADQAELEQLLALLEQDTSDDIDALLASGQLASGEE